A region from the Fusarium musae strain F31 chromosome 1, whole genome shotgun sequence genome encodes:
- a CDS encoding hypothetical protein (EggNog:ENOG41) translates to MDKLINAAKDYLDDDKDKRQEHQQQGPGQQQGYGGQGYGQQQGYGQQEGQYGQQQQYPPAGGIQSQGGGGFSSFLGGNVDFDNAKEEAHQKAGSSGDKDLFGSILGSLGQKQNKLADEDLDEEDAIKQHKNTYNDDNSQQDSKSLGTAAAMQALKMFTQGQGQSSTGANSQTAFLGLALAEASKLFDNKAASGKVSEGTSKESVIQQAGEVAFKMYLKNQAGAGGQQGGASGLMSLASKFLSK, encoded by the exons ATGGATAAGCTCATCAACGCCGCTAAGGACTATCTTGACgacgacaaggacaagcGTCAGG AACACCAGCAGCAAGGACCCGGACAGCAGCAGGGTTACGGAGGCCAAGGCTATGGCCAGCAGCAAGGTTACGGACAACAAGAGGGCCAGTAtggccaacaacagcagtaCCCTCCTGCTGGTGGCATCC AGTCTCAGGGTGGCGGTGGCTTTTCCAGCTTCCTTGGTGGAAACGTCGACTTTGACAACGCCAAGGAGGAAGCCCATCAGAAGGCAGGATCTTCTGGTGACAAGGATCTGTTTGGAAGCATTCTAGGATCTCTCGGACAGAAGCAGAACAAGCTTGCTGATGAGGACCTTGATGAGGAAG ATGCCATCAAGCAGCACAAGAACACCTACAACGACGACAACTCCCAGCAAGACAGCAAGAGTCTGGGTACCGCTGCTGCTATGCAAGCTCTTAAGATGTTCACCCAGGGCCAGGGCCAAAGCAGCACTGGTGCCAACAGCCAGACAGCGTTCTTGGGACTTGCCTTGGCCGAAGCTAGCAAG CTCTTTGACAACAAGGCCGCATCAGGCAAGGTATCCGAGGGCACGAGCAAGGAGAGCGTCATCCAGCAGGCTGGTGAAGTCGCTTTCAAGATGTACCTCAAGAACCAGGCCGGTGCTGGTGGACAGCAGGGTGGCGCTTCCGGTCTTATGAGTCTTGCTTCTAAGTTCCTGTCTAAATAA